The window GCATCGAAGCACTGGCGGCCCTCGGCGGCCTGGGTCGCGAAGCGGTGCACAGCCAGCTCGTCGCGGCGATCCGCGTGGTCCTCCACATGCGACGCGAGCCCGGCGGCCGACGACGTCTCGCAGAAGTCGGCGTGCTCCGCGCGGACCACGGCCGCGCGCGAGTCGTGCCGGTGTGGCGCGCCGGCCGCTGGACGGTCGACCGCCACCTGTTCGTCACGGCGGGAGCGATCGCGTGCTGACCCTGCTGCTGGTGCGCATCTCGTTGCTGGTGACCGTCTTCCCGCGCCGGCGAAGGAGGCCGCGATGATCACGCCGTGGTTCCCGCTCTGCGTCGGCGCGGCACTGGCGTGCTGGCCCGCGGCACCGACCCGCCTCGAGGCCGCGGTCGCGCAACCGACGACAGTGCACCTTCCCGACGTGTGGGCTGTGCTCCGATGGCTGCTCCCGGCTGGCCTCGCCTGCGTGCTGGCGGGACCCGGCGGCGCGATCGCCGCCGGCGTGCTGACGCTGGCGTGGCACCAGGAGCGCCAAGCCCATCGCCGAGCGACGACGGACCTGGAAGCGGCAGCCCACACGGCGACGGCCCTGCGCACCATGGTGTCCGAGCTCCGCTCCGGCGCCCACCCGGTGACGGCGGCCGAAGCGGCGGCGGAGGTCGTCCCGGCGGTGTCGAGCGACCTCCGGGCCCTGGCGACATCAG of the Amycolatopsis sp. NBC_01488 genome contains:
- a CDS encoding type II secretion system F family protein; this encodes MITPWFPLCVGAALACWPAAPTRLEAAVAQPTTVHLPDVWAVLRWLLPAGLACVLAGPGGAIAAGVLTLAWHQERQAHRRATTDLEAAAHTATALRTMVSELRSGAHPVTAAEAAAEVVPAVSSDLRALATSARLDGELQASALPELAAAWTLGKRYGLPMADVLNATRRDAEASLTFARRARAKLAGPRASAAVLTGLPALCIVLGQAMGASPLPVLTESTPGQLLLVVGSILLWAGTAWCRALTGKVRIR